In one window of Rhizobium sp. ACO-34A DNA:
- a CDS encoding 3-methylcrotonyl-CoA carboxylase, with product MFSKILIANRGEIACRIIRTTKRMGIATVAVYSEADRDAAHVAMADEALAIGPAPAHQSYLDGDRIIAAARTSGAEAIHPGYGFLSENADFAEACSAAGLVFIGPPATAIRAMGGKSAAKTLMAMAGVPLVPGYHGDDQSPALLAAEAMKIGYPVLIKASAGGGGKGMRIVAQAEDFAAELAAAKRESLASFGDERMLIEKYLARPRHVEVQVFADNHGNCHSLFERDCSIQRRHQKVIEEAPAPGFSETLRRKMSEAAISCARAIGYSGAGTVEFLLDAGGDFYFMEMNTRLQVEHPVTEFIAGLDLVEWQFRVAAGERLPEDWADLKMQGHAIEARLYAEDPDHDFLPSIGRIGHLVLPEQNDHVRIDSGVRAGDAITVHYDPMIAKLIVWDVDRPSAVRRLRAALRETAITGVTSNAGFLARLAALADFEDARLDTGFIARNEAKLRPDTTPDNATATMAALGLLLTNRTDTQRRAMATADPHSPWAMTTGFRLNRPARQGLRLIIAGKPMEVDVFYRERGFEIGIDSETMSVEGSLALDGRLSATIAGRKHIGYFLPNGVAFDLVINGTVHPVATADLAGFDTPEEATGGLAAPMPGVIRAILTEAGNHVEAGEALVIMEAMKMEHTIRAPAAGRIAMLNCAEGAMVEAGTVLVDFEAEAG from the coding sequence ATGTTTTCCAAAATCCTTATCGCCAATCGCGGAGAAATCGCCTGCCGGATCATCCGGACGACAAAGCGCATGGGGATTGCGACGGTCGCCGTCTATTCGGAGGCGGATCGGGATGCCGCCCATGTCGCCATGGCCGACGAAGCCCTTGCCATCGGCCCGGCACCGGCCCACCAATCCTACCTCGATGGTGACAGGATCATCGCAGCCGCACGGACAAGCGGAGCCGAGGCGATCCATCCGGGCTACGGTTTCCTGTCTGAAAACGCCGACTTCGCCGAGGCATGCTCGGCAGCCGGCCTTGTCTTCATCGGCCCGCCGGCCACCGCGATCCGCGCCATGGGCGGCAAGAGCGCGGCAAAGACCCTGATGGCTATGGCAGGCGTGCCACTGGTTCCGGGCTATCACGGCGACGACCAGTCACCGGCGCTTCTTGCCGCCGAAGCCATGAAAATCGGCTATCCCGTGCTCATCAAGGCTTCCGCCGGCGGTGGCGGCAAGGGCATGCGCATCGTCGCGCAGGCAGAGGATTTCGCCGCCGAACTGGCTGCCGCAAAACGCGAGTCGCTCGCATCCTTTGGCGACGAGCGGATGCTGATCGAGAAATATCTCGCCCGCCCCCGACACGTGGAAGTGCAGGTCTTTGCCGACAACCACGGCAATTGCCATTCGCTGTTCGAGCGCGATTGCTCGATCCAGCGCCGGCATCAGAAGGTGATCGAGGAAGCTCCCGCCCCCGGCTTTTCGGAAACGCTGCGAAGGAAGATGAGCGAAGCCGCGATATCCTGTGCCCGCGCCATCGGCTACTCCGGCGCCGGCACCGTGGAATTCCTGCTGGATGCGGGCGGCGACTTCTACTTCATGGAGATGAACACCCGCCTTCAGGTCGAGCATCCCGTCACCGAATTCATCGCCGGCCTCGATCTCGTCGAGTGGCAATTCCGGGTGGCGGCAGGCGAGCGCTTGCCGGAGGACTGGGCCGATCTGAAAATGCAGGGACATGCGATAGAGGCGCGGCTTTATGCCGAGGACCCGGATCATGACTTCCTGCCATCAATCGGCCGGATCGGCCATCTCGTCCTGCCCGAGCAGAACGACCATGTCCGCATCGACAGTGGCGTGAGGGCCGGCGATGCGATCACGGTGCATTATGACCCTATGATCGCGAAGCTCATCGTGTGGGATGTCGATCGCCCTTCGGCCGTCCGCAGGCTGCGCGCTGCCCTTCGCGAAACGGCCATCACCGGCGTGACCAGCAATGCCGGCTTTCTGGCGCGGCTGGCAGCCCTTGCGGACTTCGAGGATGCCCGTCTCGACACCGGCTTCATCGCCCGCAACGAAGCGAAGCTGCGGCCGGACACCACCCCAGACAATGCGACGGCGACAATGGCTGCACTCGGCCTTTTGCTTACGAACAGGACCGATACACAACGCCGGGCGATGGCAACGGCCGATCCGCACAGCCCATGGGCGATGACCACTGGCTTCCGGCTCAACCGTCCGGCACGGCAGGGACTGCGGCTCATCATTGCCGGGAAGCCCATGGAAGTGGACGTGTTTTATCGCGAACGCGGTTTCGAGATCGGCATCGACAGCGAAACCATGTCCGTCGAGGGTTCGCTGGCCTTAGATGGCAGGCTCTCGGCGACCATCGCCGGGAGGAAACACATCGGCTATTTCCTCCCGAATGGCGTTGCCTTCGATCTGGTGATCAACGGAACCGTTCATCCCGTCGCAACGGCAGACCTTGCCGGGTTCGACACACCCGAGGAAGCAACCGGCGGGCTGGCGGCACCGATGCCGGGCGTCATCCGCGCGATCCTGACCGAGGCGGGCAACCATGTCGAGGCGGGCGAGGCGCTTGTCATCATGGAGGCGATGAAGATGGAACACACGATCCGCGCGCCGGCCGCCGGGCGGATCGCGATGCTCAACTGCGCGGAAGGGGCAATGGTCGAGGCAGGCACGGTGTTGGTGGATTTCGAAGCGGAGGCCGGCTGA
- a CDS encoding hydroxymethylglutaryl-CoA lyase (catalyzes the formation of acetoacetate and acetyl-CoA from 3-hydroxy-3-methylglutaryl-CoA) — MTKPEKVRIVEVGPRDGLQNESSRVPVTVKIELIERLAKAGLPVVEAGAFVSPKWVPQMAETGEVFRNLKKRPGTAYPALAPNLKGLEAAIAVGVREIAVFVSASEGFSLKNIACSRAESLARLRDVFDLAATRSIRVRGYVSCIAGCPYDGDVPPAEVAVMARELLVMGCYEVSLGDTIGVGTATQIRNVIGQVATTIPRERIAMHFHDTYGQGIANVLASIEEGIATFDSSVASLGGCPYAPGASGNIATEDLLYLLHGLGISTGVDLQAVAETGGWISDILGRRNEARVGRALLAKRHTGGQDGR, encoded by the coding sequence ATGACGAAGCCGGAAAAGGTCAGGATCGTCGAAGTCGGCCCCCGCGACGGACTGCAGAACGAAAGCTCCCGGGTGCCTGTCACGGTGAAGATCGAACTGATCGAGCGCCTCGCCAAGGCAGGATTGCCGGTCGTGGAGGCAGGCGCGTTCGTTTCCCCGAAATGGGTGCCGCAAATGGCTGAAACAGGCGAGGTCTTCCGCAATCTGAAGAAACGGCCCGGCACCGCCTATCCGGCCCTCGCGCCCAATCTCAAGGGTCTGGAAGCCGCGATTGCCGTCGGTGTCAGGGAAATCGCGGTCTTCGTCTCGGCGTCAGAAGGCTTCAGCCTGAAAAACATCGCCTGCTCCCGGGCCGAAAGCCTCGCCCGGCTCCGCGATGTCTTCGATCTCGCCGCGACCCGAAGCATACGCGTGCGCGGCTACGTTTCCTGCATCGCCGGCTGCCCCTATGACGGCGATGTACCGCCGGCCGAAGTCGCGGTGATGGCGCGCGAACTGCTGGTCATGGGCTGTTACGAAGTCTCGCTTGGCGACACGATCGGCGTGGGCACGGCAACACAGATCCGCAACGTCATTGGCCAGGTCGCGACAACAATACCGCGCGAGCGGATCGCCATGCATTTCCATGACACCTACGGACAGGGCATCGCCAATGTGCTGGCGAGCATCGAGGAAGGCATTGCCACCTTCGACAGTTCCGTCGCCAGCCTCGGAGGCTGTCCCTATGCGCCGGGCGCCAGCGGCAATATCGCGACGGAAGACCTGCTCTATCTGCTGCATGGCCTAGGCATTTCGACGGGAGTCGACCTGCAGGCTGTCGCGGAAACGGGCGGATGGATCAGCGATATCCTGGGGCGACGCAATGAAGCGCGGGTGGGACGGGCATTGCTCGCCAAAAGACACACCGGAGGACAGGATGGGCGATGA
- a CDS encoding enoyl-CoA hydratase, producing MGDELLRERHGSALWLTLNRLEVHNALNAALTRSLVEAFEEASVDPTLRTVVLTGAGERSFCSGADLKESAGGMFRSDDGGNPIAGVLNAIETCEKLVIARINGSVLAGGLGLVAACDLAYAARHAKFGLPEVRVGLFPMMVAARLMPKITLRHLQEMAYLGESIDAVTALQYGLINSIAPVGDLDELIADVLEKLGRNSAEAISAGKRALREMRSMTNPEILAFAERRIAEIAETDDAREGRAAFAEKRKPRWSH from the coding sequence ATGGGCGATGAACTGCTACGCGAACGCCATGGGAGCGCATTATGGCTGACACTCAATCGACTGGAGGTCCACAACGCCCTCAACGCCGCCCTGACCAGAAGTCTGGTCGAAGCCTTTGAAGAGGCCTCCGTTGACCCGACATTGCGGACGGTGGTTCTGACGGGAGCCGGCGAGCGCAGCTTCTGCTCGGGCGCAGATCTCAAGGAAAGCGCGGGCGGAATGTTCCGGTCTGACGACGGCGGCAACCCGATTGCTGGCGTCCTGAATGCAATCGAAACCTGCGAAAAACTGGTGATTGCGCGGATCAACGGCTCGGTTCTGGCCGGCGGCTTGGGGCTGGTGGCCGCCTGCGATCTCGCCTATGCCGCCAGACACGCGAAATTCGGCCTGCCGGAAGTACGCGTCGGTCTCTTCCCGATGATGGTCGCCGCGCGGCTGATGCCAAAGATAACCCTGCGGCACCTGCAGGAAATGGCCTACCTCGGTGAAAGCATCGATGCGGTAACCGCCCTGCAATACGGTCTCATCAACAGCATCGCCCCTGTCGGGGACCTCGATGAACTCATCGCCGACGTTCTGGAAAAACTCGGCCGGAATTCCGCCGAAGCCATCTCAGCCGGAAAACGGGCCCTCCGGGAAATGCGAAGCATGACAAACCCCGAAATACTCGCCTTCGCCGAACGACGGATCGCCGAAATTGCCGAGACGGACGACGCCCGCGAGGGACGGGCGGCTTTCGCAGAAAAGCGAAAGCCGCGATGGTCGCATTAG
- a CDS encoding macrolide ABC transporter permease/ATP-binding protein MacB (with MacA is involved in the export of macrolide) has product MSEPIIALSGIRREYPSGEGTIAVLKDVDLSIEAGEMVAIVGASGSGKSTLMNILGCLDRPTSGSYRISGVETSALDVDALAALRREHFGFIFQRYHLLGELTALGDVEIPAIYAGVSPSARQERAEALLARLGMAERVGHRPGQLSGGQQQRVSIARALMNDGQVILADEPTGALDSHSGEEVLRILGELHAEGHTVIIVTHDMSIARRAQRIIEIRDGSIVADNHNTVEGEDGATASPAPEEKPSSEVKTSRLRGFLSSLQEAFRMALLSMRAHKLRTFLTMLGIIIGIASVVSVVALGKGSQERVLENIASLGTNTLEIFAGKDFGDVRSGKITTLVVSDADALASQPYVAAVTPTVSTSSTVRFGAKESNAMISGVSERYFVAKGTKLSEGRFFDESSVLEKTQEVVIDENTRKALFSDLNESPVGKVILIGTVPARVVGVTKTQQGGFGSSQNLSLYLPYTTVQARFLGSLSLRSITVQVNDETSTALAEKAVTQLLTLRHGTKDFYILNTDDIRETITSTTQTMTLLVAAIAVISLVVGGIGVMNIMLVSVSERVSEIGVRMAVGARRSDILRQFLIEAVLVCLVGGLAGISVALGFGGLFSLFSSNFSLVYSTTSIVAAFVCSSLIGVVFGYLPARNASQLDPVAALSKG; this is encoded by the coding sequence ATGAGCGAACCGATTATCGCTCTTTCGGGCATCCGCCGCGAGTATCCGTCGGGCGAAGGCACGATTGCCGTCCTGAAGGATGTCGACCTGTCCATCGAGGCGGGCGAAATGGTGGCAATCGTCGGGGCCTCGGGCTCCGGCAAATCGACGCTGATGAACATCCTCGGCTGCCTCGACCGACCGACATCCGGCAGCTATCGCATTTCCGGTGTGGAAACCTCGGCGCTCGATGTCGATGCGCTGGCGGCGCTTCGCCGCGAGCATTTCGGCTTCATTTTCCAGCGCTATCATCTTCTTGGCGAACTCACGGCGCTCGGCGATGTCGAGATCCCCGCGATCTATGCCGGCGTCTCTCCCAGTGCGCGCCAGGAAAGGGCGGAAGCGCTTCTGGCTCGCCTCGGCATGGCCGAGCGGGTGGGACATCGCCCCGGCCAGCTCTCCGGTGGCCAGCAGCAGCGCGTCTCCATCGCGCGGGCGCTGATGAATGATGGTCAGGTCATCCTTGCCGACGAACCGACCGGTGCGCTGGACAGCCACAGCGGCGAGGAAGTGCTGCGCATTCTCGGCGAACTCCATGCCGAGGGCCACACGGTCATCATCGTGACCCATGACATGTCGATCGCCCGCCGGGCGCAGCGCATCATCGAAATCCGCGATGGCAGCATCGTCGCGGACAATCACAACACCGTGGAGGGTGAGGACGGAGCAACGGCATCGCCGGCTCCCGAAGAGAAGCCCTCATCCGAGGTCAAGACGAGCCGCCTGCGTGGTTTTCTTTCTTCGCTTCAGGAAGCCTTTCGCATGGCGCTTCTATCCATGCGCGCGCACAAGCTGCGTACCTTCCTGACCATGCTCGGCATCATTATCGGCATCGCCTCCGTCGTCAGCGTCGTGGCGCTGGGCAAGGGCTCGCAGGAGCGTGTGCTCGAAAACATCGCGAGCCTAGGCACCAACACGCTGGAAATCTTCGCCGGCAAGGATTTCGGCGACGTCCGCTCCGGCAAGATCACCACGCTCGTCGTTTCCGATGCGGACGCGCTCGCAAGCCAGCCTTATGTCGCGGCGGTAACGCCGACCGTTTCCACTTCCAGCACCGTTCGCTTCGGTGCGAAGGAGTCGAATGCGATGATCAGCGGGGTGAGCGAACGCTACTTCGTTGCCAAGGGCACGAAGCTTTCCGAAGGTCGTTTCTTCGATGAGTCAAGCGTTCTGGAGAAGACACAGGAAGTCGTGATCGACGAGAACACGCGCAAGGCGCTGTTTTCCGATCTGAACGAAAGTCCTGTCGGCAAGGTCATCCTGATCGGCACGGTGCCGGCGCGTGTCGTCGGGGTGACGAAGACGCAGCAGGGTGGTTTCGGCTCCAGCCAGAACCTGTCGCTCTACCTGCCTTACACCACCGTGCAGGCGCGGTTCCTCGGCAGCCTGTCGCTGCGCAGCATCACTGTGCAGGTCAACGACGAAACCAGCACCGCGCTGGCTGAAAAGGCCGTGACGCAACTCCTGACGCTTCGTCACGGCACCAAGGATTTCTACATCCTGAACACGGACGATATCCGCGAGACGATCACCAGCACCACGCAGACGATGACCCTGCTGGTCGCGGCGATTGCCGTCATTTCGCTGGTGGTCGGCGGTATCGGCGTGATGAACATCATGCTCGTCTCGGTGTCCGAACGCGTTTCGGAAATCGGTGTGCGGATGGCTGTCGGTGCGCGGCGGAGCGATATCCTCAGGCAATTCCTCATCGAGGCGGTGCTTGTCTGCCTCGTCGGTGGTCTTGCCGGGATTTCGGTGGCTCTCGGCTTCGGCGGGCTATTCAGCCTGTTCAGCTCGAACTTCAGCCTCGTCTATTCGACGACCTCCATCGTTGCCGCCTTCGTCTGCTCCAGCCTGATCGGTGTGGTCTTCGGTTACCTGCCTGCGCGCAACGCTTCGCAGCTCGATCCGGTCGCCGCCCTTTCCAAGGGTTGA
- a CDS encoding efflux transporter periplasmic adaptor subunit, whose amino-acid sequence MMGKAKATLVGTLAVALAVGGFLFWQQRAASKTPSVLTSAVARGDVEVTVLATGILKPVRLVAVGAQASGRITGIKVALGQTVKAGDLVAEIDSMTQENSLRTAEASLANVKAQRIEKEATMVLNRQSLARQQEMVSKNAASRADYESAVADLDVTKAQLSALDAQIEEAQVAVETAKINLGYTKITAPIDGTVLSIVSQEGQTVNASQSAPTIAILGQLDTMTVRTEISEADITKVSPGLPVYFTVLGEPAKRYDARLESIEPAPESIRSDSSFSSSSSSSSSSSSSSSSSSEAIYYNGIFNVPNTDGRLRTYMTAEVHVVLGSVHDVLIVPAAALGAAQTDGRYTVRVIGTGGAISEKTVEIGLNDKVTAEVRSGLSEGERVVTGEMSTEDSSSSNSGGPGGPPPMGF is encoded by the coding sequence ATGATGGGTAAGGCAAAGGCGACTCTCGTCGGCACGCTTGCCGTCGCACTGGCGGTGGGCGGGTTTCTCTTCTGGCAGCAGCGGGCGGCTTCGAAGACGCCGTCCGTTCTGACGTCGGCGGTAGCGCGCGGCGATGTCGAGGTGACGGTGCTTGCCACCGGCATTCTCAAGCCGGTGCGGCTGGTGGCTGTCGGCGCTCAGGCGTCGGGTCGTATCACCGGTATCAAGGTTGCGTTGGGGCAGACGGTCAAGGCGGGCGATCTCGTCGCCGAGATCGATTCCATGACCCAGGAGAACAGCCTTCGCACCGCCGAAGCCTCGCTCGCCAACGTCAAGGCGCAGCGGATCGAGAAAGAGGCGACGATGGTGCTCAACCGGCAAAGCCTCGCCCGTCAGCAGGAAATGGTCTCGAAGAATGCCGCGTCCCGCGCCGACTACGAAAGCGCGGTCGCCGATCTCGACGTGACCAAGGCACAGCTCTCCGCTCTCGACGCGCAGATCGAAGAAGCGCAGGTGGCCGTGGAGACGGCGAAGATCAACCTGGGCTACACGAAGATCACCGCGCCGATCGACGGCACCGTGCTTTCCATCGTCAGCCAGGAAGGTCAGACGGTGAATGCCAGCCAGTCCGCGCCGACCATCGCCATTCTTGGCCAGCTCGACACGATGACGGTCCGCACGGAGATTTCGGAGGCGGATATCACCAAGGTATCGCCCGGTCTGCCGGTCTACTTCACCGTTCTTGGCGAGCCTGCGAAGCGATACGATGCCAGGCTCGAGTCGATCGAGCCTGCGCCGGAATCGATCCGTAGCGATTCAAGCTTCAGTTCGTCTTCCTCATCCTCGTCGTCTTCGTCCAGCAGCAGTTCGTCCTCTTCCGAGGCGATCTACTACAACGGCATCTTCAACGTGCCGAATACGGATGGCAGGCTGCGGACCTACATGACCGCCGAAGTTCACGTCGTGCTGGGCTCCGTGCATGACGTACTGATCGTCCCCGCGGCCGCTCTCGGTGCGGCGCAGACTGACGGCCGTTATACGGTGCGGGTCATCGGAACCGGCGGAGCCATCTCCGAGAAGACGGTGGAAATCGGCCTGAACGACAAGGTGACCGCTGAGGTGCGCTCCGGCCTTTCCGAGGGCGAACGAGTAGTGACCGGCGAAATGTCCACCGAGGACAGCTCCAGCAGCAATTCCGGTGGTCCGGGTGGTCCTCCGCCGATGGGTTTCTGA
- a CDS encoding DNA-binding response regulator: MTQQATHILIVDDDPEIRSLLARYLGGQGYRVSVAADRRECESRIASTDPDLIVLDVMLPDGSGLDICRSLQDRRPRIPVILLTALKEDVDRIVGLEIGADDYLGKPFNPRELTARIKAVLRRAGPAEAPPPEQHVYAFDRFSADPQLRSVMRDDGQEVILTGAEFDLLKVFLDRPGRLLSREQLLDLTQGRDRNPFDRSIDVLMSRLRRKLGDQEGATIFKTVRNGGYQMTVAVRTVPSAP, encoded by the coding sequence ATGACACAACAGGCCACGCATATACTGATCGTTGACGACGATCCCGAGATCCGCTCCCTGCTCGCCCGCTATCTGGGGGGACAGGGCTACCGGGTGTCGGTCGCCGCTGACCGGCGTGAATGCGAAAGCCGCATTGCCTCCACGGACCCCGACCTGATCGTTCTGGATGTGATGCTGCCGGATGGTTCCGGCCTCGACATCTGCCGCAGCCTTCAGGACCGGCGACCGCGCATTCCCGTCATCCTGCTGACGGCACTGAAGGAAGACGTGGATCGTATAGTCGGCCTCGAAATCGGCGCGGACGATTATCTGGGCAAGCCCTTCAATCCGCGCGAACTGACGGCACGCATCAAGGCCGTGCTGCGGCGCGCCGGTCCCGCAGAGGCGCCGCCGCCGGAACAGCATGTCTACGCCTTCGACCGATTTTCCGCCGATCCGCAATTGCGCAGCGTCATGCGCGACGACGGGCAGGAGGTCATCCTGACCGGCGCCGAGTTCGACCTGCTCAAGGTCTTCCTCGACCGCCCCGGCAGGCTTCTGTCGCGTGAGCAGCTTCTCGACCTGACGCAGGGGCGCGACCGCAATCCCTTCGATCGCTCGATCGACGTTCTCATGAGCCGCCTGCGCCGGAAGCTTGGAGATCAGGAAGGTGCAACGATCTTCAAGACCGTACGCAATGGCGGCTATCAGATGACTGTCGCGGTTCGCACCGTTCCGTCCGCGCCATGA
- a CDS encoding two-component sensor histidine kinase has protein sequence MSSLRNRIAALLIVAIISVVALATLAAQQALQPPSPGATVEPLARHLELVARVVEQDPSIAAASGVELRSAPDAGKVDEGLSRFLQRAFAANGSTRTAIVSRDPSRPSPALSVTLSNGRWLVTDLPDMGPPPDGWKIFGIWIAIIVIGSTIVSIFTATKIVRPLTMLESAASRLGPDGALPHIPETGSAEIRATARALNGLSARLKAAMESRLRVVAAAGHDLRTPMTRMRLRAEFITDDEEREKWLSDLTELDAIADSAIRLVREEVDRDATGTVELNALVSEIVSELQDIGHDNAVTFAGPSVPVHIEAAPLALKRALRNLAMNAVTHGKGAEIVLRLDATEAVIVITDKGPGIPEEMIGRVFEPFFRVDPARRKSIPGAGLGLAIAKEIIERLGGRISIANRKPNGLVQTVTFRL, from the coding sequence ATGAGTTCGCTCCGCAACCGCATTGCCGCGCTTCTGATCGTGGCCATCATCTCCGTCGTGGCGCTTGCAACGCTTGCCGCGCAGCAGGCGCTTCAGCCGCCTTCGCCGGGCGCGACAGTCGAGCCATTGGCCCGTCATCTGGAACTGGTGGCGCGGGTCGTCGAGCAGGATCCCTCCATCGCTGCTGCCAGCGGCGTGGAGCTTCGCTCCGCGCCGGATGCCGGCAAGGTTGACGAAGGCCTATCGCGTTTTCTCCAGAGGGCCTTTGCCGCCAACGGCTCCACCCGGACGGCCATCGTCTCGCGCGATCCCTCGCGCCCCTCCCCCGCCCTTTCGGTCACTCTCTCCAACGGTCGCTGGCTGGTGACCGACCTGCCGGACATGGGACCACCGCCGGACGGCTGGAAGATATTCGGGATCTGGATCGCGATTATCGTCATCGGCAGCACGATCGTATCCATCTTTACCGCCACGAAGATCGTCCGTCCGCTCACCATGCTGGAAAGTGCCGCTTCCCGTCTCGGGCCGGATGGCGCCCTGCCCCATATTCCCGAGACGGGATCAGCCGAAATCCGGGCTACGGCAAGGGCGCTGAACGGGCTTTCCGCACGCCTGAAGGCGGCGATGGAAAGTCGGCTCCGGGTCGTCGCGGCCGCCGGCCACGATCTCAGAACGCCCATGACCCGCATGCGGCTCAGGGCGGAATTCATCACCGACGACGAAGAGCGTGAAAAATGGCTGTCGGACCTGACGGAGCTCGACGCCATCGCCGACAGCGCGATCCGGCTGGTGCGTGAGGAAGTAGACCGCGATGCGACCGGAACCGTGGAACTCAATGCGCTAGTGAGCGAGATCGTCAGCGAGTTGCAGGACATCGGTCACGACAATGCGGTCACCTTCGCCGGCCCCTCGGTGCCGGTTCATATCGAAGCAGCACCCCTCGCCCTGAAACGGGCCCTGCGCAACCTCGCAATGAACGCCGTGACCCACGGCAAAGGCGCGGAGATCGTGCTCCGGCTGGACGCGACGGAAGCGGTGATTGTTATCACGGACAAGGGACCTGGCATTCCTGAGGAAATGATCGGGCGCGTCTTCGAACCCTTCTTCCGCGTCGATCCCGCCCGCCGCAAATCCATTCCGGGCGCGGGCCTCGGCCTCGCCATCGCCAAGGAGATCATCGAGCGTCTCGGCGGACGCATCTCGATTGCCAACCGAAAGCCCAACGGCCTCGTTCAGACCGTAACCTTCCGGCTCTGA